The Chrysoperla carnea chromosome X, inChrCarn1.1, whole genome shotgun sequence genome includes a region encoding these proteins:
- the LOC123302925 gene encoding uncharacterized protein LOC123302925: protein MAEILEVTNVPEYDNVITGLEYHNHQAYNSSKFESSDESRICIQSQDLYTLPSESVLNIEGQVTDDDDTNVASFISNAISFMFHEIRYEIGGKVIDVINNVGIVSTIKNYLSLNENQSKALENAGFGENFKKNAAGYFNVRIPLKMYMGFFEDYPKILVNMKQEIVIVRANDDINCFTSTVATSKPKIKINKLEWCVPYVKVSDKMRVELYNLVNQNDDLRLWFRSMECLLIPELPLTDRHVWSVKTSVECPNYAVICFQTNRDRNILKDSSQFDHCNITNLKVYLNGEAYPYVNLNLNYTNNQTALLYEMYCNFQKSYYRRSITEPLLDKETFINKSPLFVIDCSKHPESLKSTTVDLRVEFEASVNFPAKTRAYCIVFHDRLFKYNPLTNIVNRVV from the coding sequence atggCAGAAATACTAGAAGTGACCAATGTACCTGAGTACGATAATGTTATTACAGGACTAGAGTATCACAACCACCAAGCTTATAATTCATCGAAATTTGAATCAAGCGATGAGAGTAGAATTTGCATTCAATCACAAGACTTGTACACATTACCAAGtgaaagtgttttaaatatcGAAGGTCAAGTGactgatgatgatgatacaaATGTAGCCAGCTTCATATCGAATGCTATATCATTTATGTTTCATGAAATTCGTTATGAAATTGGTGGTAAGGTAATTGATGTGATTAATAACGTAGGCATCGTTAGcactataaaaaactatctatccCTAAACGAAAATCAAAGTAAAGCTTTAGAGAATGCTGGCtttggtgaaaattttaaaaagaatgctGCTGGTTACTTCAATGTTCGTATTCCGTTGAAAATGTATATGGgtttttttgaagattatccTAAAATTCTCGTAAACATGAAACAAGAAATCGTTATTGTTCGTGcaaatgatgatattaattgttttacctCAACTGTCGCAACAAGcaaacctaaaattaaaatcaacaaattagaATGGTGTGTTCCATACGTTAAAGTGTCTGATAAAATGCGAGTCGAATTATACAACTTAGTcaatcaaaatgatgatttgagGTTATGGTTTCGATCAATGGAATGTCTACTTATACCAGAACTACCATTAACTGATAGACATGTGTGGAGTGTTAAAACTAGTGTAGAATGTCCTAACTACGCTGTTATCTGTTTCCAAACAAATCGTGACCGCAACATTTTAAAAGATTCCAGTCAGTTTGACCATTGTaacataacaaatttgaaagtcTATTTAAATGGTGAAGCCTACCCATATGTGAATTTGAAtctaaattacacaaataatcAAACAGCGTTACTGTATGAAAtgtattgtaattttcaaaaatcgtactATAGACGCTCTATAACAGAACCATTGCTAGATAAagaaacgtttataaataaatcacctCTATTTGTCATTGACTGTTCTAAGCATCCAGAGTCACTTAAATCTACAACAGTGGACTTGCGCGTTGAGTTTGAAGCTAGTGTTAATTTCCCAGCTAAAACGCGTGCGTATTGTATAGTGTTCCAtgatcgattatttaaatacaatccaCTCACGAATATTGTTAATAGAGTAGTTTAA